In one Catenovulum adriaticum genomic region, the following are encoded:
- a CDS encoding Dam family site-specific DNA-(adenine-N6)-methyltransferase, with translation MLKKTRAFLKWAGGKYSLVESIVELLPKRSKTLVEPFVGAGSVFLNSNFERYILNDINPDLIALYQHLKATPEAFIQDCKLMYQSKYNQEDAYYQIRAEFNQEKDTYRRSILFTYLNRHGYNGLCRYNNSGFYNVPFGRYVKPYFPEHEMYYFAKKSQKAEFTLVDFETCMRSAPKGSAIYCDPPYISLSETANFTQYAKSGFNIHDQKRLADTAQQLSHEGKNTVLISNHDTPIVRNLYLPAKIKTQNVSRVISQNAGTRQAVKEVLALYKVKRIKQPIITG, from the coding sequence ATTTTGAAAAAAACACGAGCATTTTTAAAATGGGCTGGCGGTAAATACTCGCTAGTAGAATCAATAGTTGAACTCTTACCTAAACGCAGCAAAACATTAGTTGAGCCGTTTGTAGGAGCGGGCTCTGTGTTTTTAAATAGTAATTTCGAACGTTATATTTTAAATGATATTAATCCTGATTTGATTGCACTGTATCAACATTTAAAAGCAACACCTGAAGCTTTTATTCAAGATTGTAAGCTTATGTACCAAAGTAAATACAATCAAGAAGATGCGTATTATCAGATTCGAGCTGAATTTAATCAGGAAAAAGATACCTACCGACGCTCTATTTTATTTACCTACTTAAACCGTCACGGTTATAACGGTCTTTGTCGTTATAATAATTCAGGGTTTTATAATGTGCCTTTTGGGCGTTATGTGAAGCCTTACTTTCCAGAACATGAAATGTATTACTTTGCTAAGAAATCTCAAAAAGCTGAGTTCACCTTAGTGGATTTTGAAACTTGCATGCGTAGCGCGCCAAAGGGCAGTGCTATATATTGCGATCCCCCTTATATTAGCTTGAGTGAAACTGCTAATTTTACTCAGTATGCAAAATCAGGTTTTAATATCCATGATCAAAAGCGATTAGCCGACACAGCTCAGCAGTTATCACACGAAGGGAAGAATACTGTGCTCATTAGCAATCATGATACGCCGATTGTTCGTAATTTATACTTACCTGCAAAAATTAAAACACAAAATGTATCACGAGTAATTAGTCAAAACGCAGGCACCCGTCAGGCCGTAAAAGAAGTTTTAGCTTTGTATAAAGTAAAGAGAATAAAGCAACCTATTATCACAGGCTAG
- a CDS encoding type IV pilus secretin PilQ — MNNNIIANHKAFQLIIFSLFCLLSFTIQANTTSQPVLYEIKYNPSMPDETEIDFVFDKKLGQKPKIKVVNDPARIEITIDNASFESYLAKTPVNQAGVQNIIAQETQSGIRLQLMLDSLKLYQTRLEGNHFYVHIANESGLTSTKNAEAQTYVNTIDALDFRYSDNKGGRVLAFMKNSIAAIDVAKQKNKIIVVFHNTDIVDELIYKMDVTDFGSVVQHIETFQDENNTRFEISMNDEFTYKYQQLDSIFSLDIAKQDDVKNKAADKKYQGDAISLNFQDIEVRTVLQIIADYNNFNLVTSDSVSGNVTLRLDGVPWDQALDIILKVKGLDKRMEGSILLVAPSEEIAAREAKELEAKKQVAELSPLYSEFVQINYAKAGEIAAMLKSQEAKMISERGSVSVDARTNTLLIRDTIDSIENVKKLVQVLDIAVKQVTIESRIVTVNDNLSEELGIRWGFSDQQGSDGISGSLDGAATIGSGVIPPINQRMNVNLPVSNAAGSIGLSIAKLSDGTILDLELTALESENKGEIIASPRITTANQKTAYIEQGTEIPFVQAASSGATAVTFKKAVLSLQVTPQITPDNKIILDLVITQDTRGDTVSTSTGSAVAIDTQEIGTQVLVNNGETIVLGGIYQQQTVSAESKVPLLGDIPYLGRLFKKSREFNEKKELLIFVTPRIATEKL; from the coding sequence ATGAATAATAATATTATTGCCAATCATAAAGCGTTTCAGCTCATTATTTTTAGTTTATTTTGCTTATTAAGTTTTACTATACAAGCGAATACAACCAGCCAGCCCGTTCTGTACGAAATTAAATATAACCCAAGTATGCCGGACGAAACAGAAATTGATTTTGTATTTGATAAAAAGCTGGGCCAAAAGCCAAAAATTAAAGTGGTAAATGATCCGGCGCGTATTGAAATTACCATTGATAATGCAAGTTTTGAAAGCTACTTAGCTAAAACACCCGTTAATCAAGCTGGTGTGCAAAATATTATCGCTCAAGAAACACAATCAGGTATTCGATTACAGTTAATGCTTGATTCATTAAAACTGTATCAAACTCGATTAGAGGGCAATCATTTTTATGTACATATTGCCAATGAATCTGGTTTAACTTCAACTAAAAACGCTGAAGCTCAAACCTATGTGAATACAATAGATGCACTCGATTTTCGTTACTCAGATAACAAAGGCGGACGAGTATTAGCCTTTATGAAAAACAGCATTGCAGCCATTGATGTCGCCAAGCAAAAAAATAAAATTATTGTGGTCTTTCATAATACAGACATTGTCGATGAGCTGATTTACAAAATGGATGTAACTGACTTTGGTTCAGTGGTTCAGCATATTGAAACATTTCAAGACGAGAATAATACTCGGTTTGAAATCAGCATGAATGATGAATTTACTTACAAGTATCAGCAATTGGATTCTATTTTTAGCTTAGATATTGCTAAACAGGACGATGTTAAAAATAAAGCGGCAGATAAAAAGTATCAAGGTGATGCTATTTCACTTAACTTTCAGGATATTGAAGTGCGAACCGTACTGCAAATTATTGCCGACTATAATAATTTTAATTTAGTCACCAGTGATTCAGTTTCAGGCAACGTAACATTGCGTTTAGATGGTGTGCCTTGGGATCAAGCGTTAGACATTATCTTAAAAGTAAAAGGGTTAGATAAACGCATGGAAGGCTCTATTTTATTGGTCGCGCCCAGCGAAGAAATTGCAGCCCGTGAAGCCAAAGAGCTAGAAGCAAAAAAACAAGTGGCTGAATTATCGCCTTTATACTCAGAGTTTGTGCAAATTAACTATGCTAAGGCTGGTGAAATAGCGGCGATGCTTAAAAGCCAAGAAGCTAAAATGATCTCTGAGCGAGGCTCTGTCTCTGTTGATGCACGTACCAATACATTATTAATAAGAGATACGATAGATAGTATTGAGAATGTCAAAAAATTAGTCCAAGTATTAGATATTGCAGTTAAGCAAGTTACTATTGAATCTAGAATCGTGACAGTAAATGATAATTTAAGCGAAGAGTTAGGGATTCGCTGGGGCTTTAGCGATCAGCAAGGTAGCGATGGTATTTCTGGTTCATTAGATGGTGCTGCAACGATAGGATCCGGGGTGATTCCACCCATCAACCAACGGATGAATGTTAACTTGCCGGTTTCAAATGCCGCGGGCAGTATTGGTTTAAGCATAGCAAAACTCAGTGATGGTACTATATTAGATTTAGAGTTAACCGCGCTTGAATCTGAAAACAAAGGTGAAATTATAGCTAGCCCGCGAATCACAACGGCAAATCAAAAAACCGCTTATATTGAGCAAGGCACTGAAATTCCGTTTGTACAAGCTGCTTCAAGTGGTGCAACTGCCGTGACATTTAAAAAAGCGGTCTTGAGCCTGCAAGTAACACCGCAAATTACCCCAGACAATAAAATTATATTAGATTTAGTGATTACCCAAGATACGCGCGGCGATACAGTGTCAACTTCGACGGGTTCAGCCGTTGCAATAGATACCCAAGAAATAGGCACTCAAGTTTTAGTCAATAATGGCGAAACGATAGTGCTGGGTGGCATTTATCAGCAACAAACAGTGAGTGCCGAATCTAAAGTTCCTTTATTAGGTGATATTCCGTATCTTGGACGCTTATTCAAAAAGTCGCGCGAATTTAATGAAAAAAAGGAACTGTTAATTTTCGTGACACCCAGAATTGCGACAGAAAAACTTTAA
- a CDS encoding SPOR domain-containing protein encodes MRPKNWDRLLYNLSFSNAVVLYTDIQEPLIRYLSDIQDEYHLSYIPSLKDLTDKALLTTVFKQLTDSSSVIIDKPLKYLLDEQDQNDNCYTVAVKGLPTEPVINQLLDCMQYFAGRFNVIFEITPVQASLFSQNYPSQVVSLIGPDSAEQAHSSPLEHSVNPAEEARNSTKKSYLIWLSLTMLCLLFTLGIWWFLSQNDIDSNLKPNVNLAEPENLGQTESTKFEIEPLAKPKSEVLTEPQVAKSTKELDLVEQAILQKDMTAAEYFAAKKKNQQAEITDKTKSNLAEQAPQPESLIEAKKYDQQVDIGQQPVKKPETAETDLKMDNKPAITQQNEQQAEPNLGYYDNLWYQQQNPKQYVIQLTLVSSESVLDEFLASPDIQTLAEPAKLKVYESEQRFGVTYGIYPTHQTALAAINTLPGSIKNAGAFAKPVAAIAQLIAKKK; translated from the coding sequence ATGAGGCCAAAAAACTGGGATCGTCTGCTATACAATTTGTCTTTTTCCAATGCGGTTGTTTTATATACAGACATCCAAGAACCTCTAATTCGTTACTTAAGTGATATTCAAGATGAATACCACTTAAGTTACATTCCTAGTTTGAAAGACCTCACCGACAAAGCGCTGCTCACAACGGTTTTTAAACAACTAACGGATAGCTCTTCAGTTATAATCGACAAACCTTTAAAGTACCTACTAGATGAACAAGATCAAAACGATAACTGCTATACAGTCGCGGTTAAAGGTTTGCCAACTGAGCCTGTTATTAATCAATTGTTAGATTGCATGCAATATTTTGCAGGTCGGTTTAACGTGATTTTTGAAATAACGCCCGTTCAAGCAAGTTTATTTAGTCAAAACTATCCAAGTCAAGTGGTCAGCTTAATTGGTCCTGATTCTGCCGAGCAAGCTCATTCATCGCCTTTAGAGCATTCCGTAAATCCAGCCGAAGAAGCGCGCAATTCAACCAAAAAATCATACTTGATTTGGTTAAGCTTAACTATGCTGTGCTTATTATTTACATTAGGCATATGGTGGTTTTTATCTCAAAACGATATTGATTCAAACTTAAAACCTAATGTTAATTTAGCTGAACCTGAAAATTTAGGCCAAACAGAAAGCACAAAATTTGAGATCGAGCCGTTAGCAAAACCGAAATCGGAAGTATTGACTGAGCCACAAGTAGCTAAATCTACAAAAGAGCTTGATTTAGTTGAGCAAGCCATTTTACAAAAAGATATGACAGCGGCTGAATACTTTGCTGCTAAAAAGAAAAATCAGCAGGCGGAAATAACAGATAAAACAAAAAGTAACCTAGCAGAGCAAGCACCTCAGCCCGAATCGTTAATTGAAGCTAAAAAATATGATCAGCAAGTTGATATCGGACAACAGCCAGTAAAAAAACCAGAAACGGCTGAAACAGATCTTAAAATGGATAATAAACCAGCGATAACACAACAAAATGAGCAGCAAGCTGAGCCTAACCTCGGTTATTATGATAACCTATGGTATCAACAGCAAAACCCTAAACAATACGTTATTCAGCTCACCTTGGTTAGCTCTGAATCCGTTTTGGATGAGTTTTTAGCGTCACCTGACATTCAAACGTTAGCTGAACCAGCCAAGCTAAAAGTTTATGAGAGTGAACAAAGGTTTGGAGTGACTTATGGCATTTATCCAACTCACCAAACGGCATTAGCTGCCATAAATACGTTACCGGGTTCAATTAAAAACGCTGGCGCTTTTGCAAAACCCGTTGCTGCAATTGCTCAGTTAATAGCGAAAAAGAAATAA
- a CDS encoding DUF2970 domain-containing protein: MSKTLRWLEYLLSSIAALMGVQSQKNREADFKQKSAFGFLINGIVLVAIFILLLIAVVKLAISLAT, from the coding sequence ATGAGTAAAACGTTAAGATGGCTTGAATACCTGTTATCCAGTATTGCGGCGCTAATGGGGGTACAAAGTCAGAAAAACAGAGAGGCTGATTTTAAGCAAAAGTCAGCGTTTGGCTTTTTGATTAACGGTATTGTTTTAGTTGCTATATTTATATTATTGCTCATCGCAGTCGTAAAGTTAGCAATTAGCTTAGCGACTTAA
- the uvrA gene encoding excinuclease ABC subunit UvrA, whose translation MDKIEVRGARTHNLKNISCTLPREKLIVITGLSGSGKSSLAFDTLYAEGQRRYVESLSAYARQFLSLMEKPDVDHIEGLSPAISIEQKSTSHNPRSTVGTITEVYDYLRLLFARVGEPRCPIHKQALAAQTISQMVDQVMALPAGSKLMLLAPIVRGRKGEHIKTFENLAAQGFIRARVNGEICDLSDPPTLELHKKHNIDVVVDRFKVRDDLQTRLAESFETALELANGIATLAWMDDAQQEELVFSANFSCTQCGYSMAEIEPRIFSFNNPAGACPTCDGLGVKQFFDPHRVISNPELSLAGGAIKGWDKRSFYYFQMLKTLAEHYQFDLTAPWQNLDENAQQVILYGTGKQELEFNYMNDRGDIISRHHPFEGIITNMERRYRETESNSVREEMAKYLNNQACPSCHGARLREGPRNVFINDANLPHITELSIEACQSFFTELNLTGQKAQIADKILKEINDRLGFLVNVGLNYLNLSRSADTLSGGEAQRIRLASQIGAGLVGVMYVLDEPSIGLHQRDNERLLKTLTHLRDLGNTVIVVEHDEDAIRSADHILDIGPGAGVHGGQIVAQGSIDDILKSNDSLTGKYLSGKKQINIPAERNPHQDKWIELKGASGNNLKNVDLNIPIGLMTCITGVSGSGKSTLINDTLFSLAQTQLNKASTNKPAPYSSIAGLDHLDKVVDIDQSPIGRTPRSNPATYTGIFTPIRELFAATQEARSRGYKPGRFSFNVKGGRCEACQGDGVIKVEMHFLPDVYVPCDVCKGQRYNRETLEIKYKQKNIHETLDMTVEDAREFFGAVPAIARKLQTLMDVGLSYIRLGQAATTLSGGEAQRVKLARELSKRDTGQTLYILDEPTTGLHFYDIEQLLAVLHRLRDHGNTVVIIEHNLDVVKTADWIVDLGPEGGHGGGEILFSGTPEDLCNEKRSHTAKFLKPMLG comes from the coding sequence ATGGATAAAATAGAAGTTAGAGGGGCTCGTACCCATAATTTAAAAAACATAAGCTGCACTTTACCACGTGAAAAATTAATCGTAATCACGGGTTTGTCAGGCTCAGGCAAATCATCCCTAGCATTTGATACTTTGTATGCTGAAGGTCAAAGGCGATATGTCGAATCACTCTCTGCTTATGCTCGACAATTTTTGTCATTGATGGAAAAACCAGATGTTGATCATATTGAAGGTTTATCTCCGGCTATTTCAATTGAGCAAAAATCGACTTCTCACAACCCAAGATCGACTGTTGGGACTATCACCGAAGTTTATGATTATTTAAGGCTATTATTTGCCCGTGTTGGTGAGCCTCGTTGTCCGATTCATAAACAAGCTTTAGCAGCTCAAACCATTAGTCAAATGGTTGATCAGGTAATGGCATTACCTGCTGGTTCAAAGCTCATGTTACTGGCGCCGATCGTTAGAGGACGTAAAGGTGAACATATTAAAACCTTTGAAAACCTCGCAGCTCAAGGCTTTATTAGAGCTAGAGTAAACGGTGAAATTTGTGACTTGAGCGATCCCCCAACACTTGAGCTTCATAAAAAGCATAATATAGATGTAGTGGTTGATCGTTTTAAAGTGCGTGACGATTTGCAAACTCGTTTAGCTGAGTCGTTTGAAACCGCACTAGAGCTGGCAAATGGTATTGCTACATTAGCTTGGATGGATGATGCGCAGCAAGAAGAATTAGTATTCTCAGCCAATTTTTCATGTACCCAATGTGGTTACAGCATGGCTGAAATAGAGCCTAGAATATTCTCATTTAATAATCCTGCGGGGGCTTGTCCTACTTGTGATGGTTTAGGGGTCAAACAATTTTTCGATCCACACAGAGTTATTTCTAACCCTGAGCTTAGTTTGGCTGGTGGCGCGATCAAAGGTTGGGACAAACGTAGTTTTTATTATTTTCAAATGTTGAAAACACTAGCCGAGCATTATCAATTTGATTTAACAGCACCTTGGCAAAATTTAGACGAAAACGCTCAGCAAGTTATTTTATATGGCACAGGCAAACAAGAGCTTGAGTTTAATTACATGAATGACAGAGGCGATATTATTAGTCGTCACCATCCTTTTGAGGGCATTATTACCAATATGGAACGCCGTTATCGCGAAACTGAATCTAATTCAGTTAGAGAAGAGATGGCTAAATATTTAAACAATCAAGCATGCCCAAGCTGTCATGGGGCGCGCTTGCGTGAAGGCCCTAGAAATGTATTTATCAATGATGCTAACTTGCCACATATTACTGAGCTTTCTATTGAAGCCTGCCAAAGCTTTTTTACTGAGTTGAATTTAACCGGCCAAAAAGCGCAAATTGCCGATAAGATTTTAAAAGAAATCAACGATAGACTCGGTTTTTTAGTTAACGTTGGGCTTAATTATTTAAATTTATCACGCAGTGCAGATACGCTCTCTGGCGGTGAGGCGCAGCGCATTCGTCTGGCAAGCCAAATTGGTGCGGGCTTAGTTGGGGTAATGTATGTATTAGATGAGCCCTCAATTGGTTTACATCAAAGAGACAATGAACGCTTATTGAAAACCTTAACTCATTTACGTGATTTAGGTAATACAGTGATTGTCGTTGAGCACGATGAAGATGCGATTCGCAGCGCTGATCATATTTTAGATATTGGCCCTGGAGCTGGTGTGCATGGTGGTCAGATTGTTGCGCAGGGTTCTATCGACGACATACTAAAAAGTAACGACTCACTTACCGGTAAATACCTATCAGGTAAAAAACAAATTAATATTCCGGCCGAGCGAAACCCACATCAAGATAAATGGATTGAGCTAAAAGGCGCATCTGGTAACAATCTAAAAAATGTAGATTTAAATATTCCGATTGGCTTAATGACTTGCATTACAGGGGTCTCTGGGTCAGGTAAATCCACGCTAATCAATGATACCTTATTTAGCTTGGCTCAAACCCAACTAAATAAAGCTAGTACGAACAAACCAGCGCCTTATTCAAGTATTGCGGGCTTAGACCATTTAGATAAAGTAGTTGATATTGACCAAAGCCCAATTGGCCGCACACCCAGATCAAACCCAGCCACTTATACCGGTATTTTTACGCCTATTCGTGAGTTATTTGCCGCGACTCAAGAAGCAAGATCTCGAGGCTACAAGCCAGGCCGTTTTAGTTTTAATGTGAAAGGCGGTCGCTGTGAGGCTTGCCAAGGTGATGGCGTTATTAAAGTTGAAATGCACTTTTTGCCGGATGTTTATGTGCCTTGTGATGTTTGTAAAGGCCAACGCTATAACCGCGAAACATTAGAAATAAAGTATAAGCAAAAAAACATTCACGAAACCTTAGATATGACAGTAGAAGATGCTCGTGAGTTTTTTGGTGCTGTGCCAGCAATTGCACGCAAATTACAAACCTTAATGGACGTTGGGTTAAGTTATATTCGATTAGGTCAAGCGGCGACCACCCTATCGGGTGGTGAAGCACAGCGGGTAAAGTTAGCCCGAGAACTTTCAAAGCGAGATACAGGCCAAACTCTATATATATTAGATGAACCCACTACTGGTTTGCACTTTTACGACATTGAGCAACTGTTAGCTGTATTGCACCGGCTTAGGGATCACGGTAATACTGTGGTTATTATTGAGCATAATCTAGATGTGGTAAAAACAGCCGATTGGATTGTTGATTTAGGTCCTGAAGGGGGTCACGGAGGCGGCGAGATTTTATTTAGTGGTACCCCAGAAGATTTATGCAATGAGAAAAGATCTCACACTGCTAAGTTTTTAAAGCCTATGTTGGGATAA
- the aroK gene encoding shikimate kinase AroK — protein sequence MAEKRNIFLIGPMGAGKSTIGRQLANELHLEFFDSDAEIEKRTGADIAWVFDVEGEEGFRTREEKVIFDLTEKQGIVLATGGGSVISKETRNRLSARGFVVYLETTIEKQVARTARDKRRPLLQNGEPQEILENLAESRNPLYEEIADLVVKTDNQSAKVVSREIIDRLGF from the coding sequence ATGGCCGAGAAACGTAATATATTCCTCATAGGCCCGATGGGGGCCGGTAAAAGTACCATAGGTAGACAATTAGCCAATGAACTTCACCTTGAATTCTTTGACTCTGACGCGGAAATTGAAAAACGCACAGGCGCTGATATCGCTTGGGTATTTGACGTTGAAGGGGAAGAAGGTTTTAGAACTCGTGAAGAGAAGGTTATTTTTGATTTAACCGAAAAACAAGGCATAGTGCTGGCAACAGGCGGTGGTTCTGTGATTAGTAAAGAAACAAGAAATCGACTTTCTGCTCGAGGTTTTGTGGTTTACTTAGAAACGACCATCGAAAAGCAAGTAGCTAGAACTGCGCGTGATAAACGTCGACCTTTACTACAAAATGGTGAGCCGCAAGAAATTTTAGAAAATCTTGCTGAAAGTCGAAATCCACTATACGAAGAAATTGCTGATTTGGTTGTTAAAACGGATAACCAAAGTGCAAAAGTAGTTTCTCGTGAAATTATTGATCGTTTAGGTTTTTAA
- the aroB gene encoding 3-dehydroquinate synthase, translated as MSNTEIQVSLAERSYPIIIGRGLIQQAQQFEKVIKGSKVVVITNTTVAPLYLEQLTQSLSKFDVLTYQLPDGEQYKSLEYFEKINSFLLEHNCARDVTLIALGGGVVGDLVGFVAACYQRGVDFIQVPTTLLSQVDSSVGGKTAVNHPLGKNMIGAFKQPEAVFIDIDSLSSLPAREFAAGMAEVLKYGIVFEREFWQSLIEAKTQILALEPAQLVRVIKRCCEIKAEIVAADETERGARALLNLGHTFGHAIEAEMGYGVWLHGEAVATGMVLATRLAHIRGYINQQDFDEVVTTIESYNLPIHKPSSMTLDDFVKHMKRDKKVQANVMRFIVPTKIGHCEIMSDVTEAELNSVLV; from the coding sequence ATGAGCAATACAGAAATTCAAGTCAGCTTAGCTGAACGAAGCTACCCCATTATTATTGGTCGTGGATTAATTCAGCAAGCGCAGCAGTTTGAAAAAGTGATTAAAGGCAGTAAAGTTGTTGTTATTACTAATACAACGGTTGCTCCTCTATATTTAGAACAATTGACGCAAAGCTTATCAAAATTTGATGTTTTAACGTATCAGCTACCAGATGGCGAGCAATATAAATCACTTGAATATTTTGAAAAAATAAATAGTTTTTTGCTAGAGCACAACTGTGCTCGAGATGTCACCTTAATTGCTTTAGGTGGCGGTGTTGTGGGTGATTTAGTCGGCTTTGTTGCCGCTTGTTATCAGCGTGGTGTTGATTTTATTCAAGTACCAACGACATTATTATCTCAAGTTGATTCGTCAGTTGGTGGTAAAACTGCAGTGAATCATCCTTTAGGTAAAAACATGATCGGCGCTTTTAAACAGCCCGAAGCCGTTTTTATCGATATTGATTCATTATCTAGCTTACCTGCCCGTGAGTTTGCTGCTGGTATGGCCGAAGTGCTCAAATATGGTATTGTTTTTGAGCGTGAGTTTTGGCAAAGTTTAATTGAAGCTAAAACCCAGATTTTAGCTCTTGAGCCTGCTCAACTTGTCCGGGTTATTAAGCGTTGTTGTGAAATTAAAGCAGAGATAGTTGCTGCTGATGAAACGGAGCGAGGCGCTCGTGCACTGTTAAATTTAGGTCATACTTTTGGCCATGCGATTGAAGCTGAAATGGGGTATGGCGTATGGTTGCACGGTGAAGCCGTAGCCACAGGCATGGTGTTAGCAACTCGGTTGGCTCATATCCGAGGTTATATCAATCAGCAAGACTTTGATGAAGTGGTGACCACCATTGAAAGCTATAACTTGCCGATTCATAAACCAAGCTCAATGACATTAGACGACTTTGTTAAACACATGAAGCGTGATAAAAAAGTTCAAGCTAATGTGATGCGTTTTATTGTGCCAACAAAAATTGGACATTGTGAAATCATGAGTGATGTTACCGAAGCTGAGCTCAATTCAGTTTTAGTTTAA
- the rpe gene encoding ribulose-phosphate 3-epimerase encodes MNPYLIAPSILAADLARLGEEVENVVAAGADIIHFDVMDNHYVPNLTFGPAVLDALVKYGVKADFDVHLMVEPVDDLINQFADAGANYISFHPEASRHVDRSINLIKDRGIKAGLVLNPATPLSVLDYVLPQLDHVLFMSVNPGFGGQSFIPYTLDKIRQLRARINELGLNTRIEVDGGVKTNNIAEVAEAGADMFVAGTAIFGADSYKTAIDEMRAELAKAR; translated from the coding sequence ATGAATCCTTATTTAATTGCGCCTTCTATTTTGGCCGCTGATTTAGCTCGTTTAGGTGAAGAAGTAGAAAATGTCGTTGCAGCTGGGGCTGATATTATTCATTTTGATGTAATGGATAATCACTATGTACCTAATTTAACTTTTGGTCCTGCGGTTTTAGATGCGCTGGTAAAATATGGCGTTAAAGCTGACTTTGACGTGCACTTAATGGTTGAACCTGTTGATGACTTAATTAATCAATTTGCAGATGCAGGAGCAAACTATATCAGTTTTCATCCAGAGGCGAGTCGCCATGTAGATCGCTCAATTAATTTAATTAAAGATCGCGGTATTAAAGCAGGCTTAGTATTAAACCCAGCAACGCCTTTATCGGTGTTAGATTATGTGCTGCCTCAATTAGACCATGTATTATTTATGTCGGTAAACCCTGGTTTTGGTGGGCAGTCATTTATTCCTTACACGTTAGATAAAATTAGACAGCTTAGAGCTCGTATTAATGAATTAGGCTTAAATACCCGAATTGAAGTCGACGGTGGCGTAAAAACGAATAATATAGCAGAAGTCGCTGAAGCGGGGGCAGATATGTTTGTTGCTGGTACCGCTATTTTTGGTGCAGACAGCTATAAAACCGCAATTGATGAAATGCGAGCTGAGTTAGCTAAAGCCAGATAG
- a CDS encoding TorF family putative porin has product MKKTLIVASILGAVSAMSSTSAMAVDGLSANAAVTSNYFWRGMTQTADAAAVSGGIDYAAESGFYAGTWVSNLANDTETDLYLGFSGETDSVSYDVGYVYYNYANPGQELDFGEIYGSVTFGALTLGLAVLANEEAGDFDFGDSTYVSADYAVEVAPGLEAAFHIGSYDGDFAVEGVDIGASLSKDGFTFGIIESDRDGQNLEAYVSYAVDFDL; this is encoded by the coding sequence ATGAAAAAAACATTAATTGTCGCTTCAATTTTAGGTGCAGTATCAGCAATGTCTTCAACTTCAGCAATGGCGGTTGACGGTCTATCTGCAAATGCTGCAGTTACTTCAAACTACTTCTGGCGTGGTATGACTCAAACAGCTGACGCTGCTGCTGTTTCTGGCGGTATTGATTATGCTGCTGAATCTGGTTTTTATGCAGGTACTTGGGTATCTAACCTTGCTAACGACACAGAAACTGACCTTTATTTAGGTTTTTCAGGTGAAACTGACAGCGTTTCATACGATGTAGGTTATGTTTATTATAACTACGCTAATCCAGGTCAAGAGTTAGATTTTGGTGAAATATACGGTAGCGTTACCTTTGGTGCGTTAACTTTAGGCTTAGCAGTATTAGCTAATGAAGAAGCTGGTGATTTCGATTTTGGTGATTCAACTTATGTTTCTGCTGATTATGCAGTTGAAGTTGCACCAGGTTTAGAAGCTGCATTCCACATTGGTTCATACGATGGTGACTTCGCAGTTGAAGGTGTTGATATTGGTGCATCTCTATCTAAAGACGGTTTCACTTTTGGTATAATTGAATCAGACCGCGATGGCCAAAACTTAGAAGCTTATGTTTCTTATGCGGTTGATTTCGACTTATAA